In Alkalimarinus alittae, the DNA window AGTCATTATTGTACCTAATAAAAACTCAATCCATCGCCAGCTAGCAGTAGAAATGGGCTTGCAAAATGAATTGGATGACTTAAGTCCTCGTGATTTGGCTGTGGGTCATCAACGAGTGTACTCACATGAAACATTACGCGAAGATATCGAGAAGGCAGGTTTTAAGGTGATTGAGGAGACGGGATTTTTCTTAAAAACACTGCCGAATGGAATGATGTTAGAGCATAGTCATGAGCTTATAACAGCAATGAATACTATTGCTGATAGAATTCCCCGAGAGCTTTTAGCTAATATTGGTATGATAATTAAAATTGAGTGATGCACTCACTAATATAATCAACTTCATCTAATGAATGTTCAGGGCTAATAGGTAAGCTTAATAGTTCATTACATAGTTGATCGTTGAGCCGTAAATCCAAATTCTTAATATTTATATTAGACACGGCTTTTTGTTTATAAACAGGGATAGGGTAGTGTATCTGAGTTTGTATTCCTTGTTTTTCTAGATAAACTTTTAGTTGGTCACGTCTATTTGATCGGATGACATATTGATGCCACACAGGGTTTGTATTGGGAAGAGTAGTAGGTAGCTGAATGTTTGATAGGTGCCCTAGACATTCGTTGTAATGTTTTGCCAACTTGCTTCGTTGACTATTCCATTGGTCTAAGTATTTAAGCTTAACTCTTAAAAGAGCTGCTTGTAATTCATCTAGCCGACTATTATTACCTATTATTTCTGCATTATATTTTTGTGTTACCCCGTAGTTTCTAATTTTTTTTACCTTATCTATAAGTGCTTGAGATTGGGATGTTACTGCTCCTCCATCACCTAGCGCTCCTAAATTTTTTCCAGGATAAAAACTCCATGCAGCACCAGAGCCAAAGGTGCCTATAGGCTTACCTGAATACAGCGCCCCATGGGCCTGAGCAGCGTCCTCTAATAATAAAAGGTTATGCTGGTTTGCAAAATAGCTAATACTATTCATCTCGCAAGGGTGCCCATATAAGTGAACTACTAGAATCGCTTTTGTTTTAGAGGTTAGGGCATCGGAAAGCAGGCTAGGATTAATATTATAAGTGTCTGGTTTTGGATCAACAGGTACTGGCGTAGCGCCTACTTTTATAACTGCTAGCCACGTAGCAATAAATGTATGGGAGGGAACTATAACTTCATCGCCTGGGGAAACCCCGGCAGCTTTTAAAAGTATTTGTAGGGCATCAAGGCCACTATTAACACCAGCACAATGCCCACTCCCGAGATAAGATGAATAGGCTGTTTCAAACGACTCAAGCTCTTTGCCTAATAGATACCAGCCACTTTCTATTACTTGGTTGGCGGCCTGCTTTAATTCCCTGGTGCAATCATTATGAAGCTTGGCAATATTCTGGAAGGCTACCTGCACTTTTAGTTCCTTGGCGTTGAGGTTGTGTGGCTAGAAAATACTTATAATACACACTATGAATATTATTGCGGATATAATGGAATATGGCCATATAGTTTAGCTTAATGAATGAGCATGGTGAATGATAAGGAGCATTGTGCTAATTTTGACTAAGTAAAACTTATAACATTGGAAGCAAATTGTTATAAGTTGATTATGATATCAACCCTTTTATGGCACTGCGAACAATGAATAAAAAGAAACTAATTATATATGGTAATGGTCATATGGCTAAAATGATCTACCAGTTCGTTAAGTATGATTTTGACGTAGTCGCCTTTACTGTAGACCGGTCTTGTATCGGCGTAGAAAATGTTGAAATAAAAAACATAGCCAGTTTGCCATTAATACCCTTTGATGAAATCGAACAGGCATTTTCCCCTAAGCAATATTATATGCTCACAGCGGTTGGATTTGTTGGGATGAATAATATTAGAGAACAAAAATATCTTGAGGCTAAGGCCATGGGCTATCGGTTTGTGAATTATATTCACTCATCTGTGATCCAGCATAGTTGCCTAACCCTAGGTGAAAATAACATTATTCTTGATCATGCATCCATTCATCCTTACACGGTTATTGGCAATTGTAATTTTATAAGTAGTAATAGCAATATCGGTCATGGTTGTTCAATTGGAGATAATAACTGGATCAATGCAGGGGTAGCGGTGGCAGGGGAGACAAGGATTAAAAGTCATGTTTTTTTAGGGGTAAACTCATCTCTGGGTCACGGCTTATTAATTGAAAGTAAAACATTTGTAGGCGCTAATACTCAGATTAATCGAAATACAGAGTTTGGTAATGTTTTTCTATCAGCAAGTGGTGAGAAGCATCGTATGGCTAGTGAGAGTTTTTTGAGATTTTCAAGTGCGATGAAAGCCAGCCCCATCAAACAAAAAGACGATTAATACCGCTATGTCCATTATTCAAAAGTTTTCAGAAAATGTAACGAAAACACCTAATAAGACAGCCCTGATTGCTGGCAATACTGTACTTACTTATAGGCAGCTAGCTTGCCAGGTATCGAGTATCTCTCATAATTTATTGGCGAAGGGTGTTAAAAAGGGTGATCACGTGGCTGTGTTGTTACCCAATAGCATCGAGTTTGTTATTGTTATGTTGGTCGCGGCTAATATAGGTATTGTCTTAGTGCCTCACAATATGACTTTAGGCAGTAATGCGCTATCACGTGCATTGCAAGCGGCCGATATAAAGCATGTGTTTGCCTGGAATGGCTTGATAACTGATCTGAGGTTAGTTTTTGATGATGAGTTGGCTCAAAATGGCTTGTTGATAGCTGTAGGTGGTGATGTAGATGGCTGTACTGACTTTAATGCGCTTCTGTCTGGCGATCAAGAGTATCGTCTAGCTAATCATAACATTAACCCAGAGCAAGCTTATATATTAACAATGACTTCGGGCTCTACGGGCGACCCAAAGCCGATTGTTTTATCGCAAGGGGTTAAAGAAAAGAGAGCTGAAGCCGCCATAGAGTTGTATGAAGTATGCGCTGATGATGTTGTTTTAGTTGCAACGCCAATGTACCACTCATTGGCAGAGCGCTTAGTTCTTATCCCGCTCATGAGTGGGGGAACGTCTGTGATCTTGGAATCTTATACGGCCAGGAAGTGGATCGATGAAGTGATTGCAAGGGAGGTTAGTTTTTCAATTATCGTGTCATCGCAATTGAAACAAATTTTAGCAGACTTAACGTCGAATCGACGATCTCTCGATTCATTACGCTGCCTAGTGTCTTCTTCTGAACGGCTTCCTGACAGCGTCAGGAAAGAAATGAAACACGTTCTTACTTGCGAGTTCCATGAATGTTATGGTGCATCAGAAATAGCCATTGCAACAAATTTAAACCACCGCTCCGTACAGAATGCCTCGGTCGGAACTGCTGCACCCAAGGTAGAAATTCAAATACTTAGGGATGATGGCACGCTTGCGATGGTTGGAGAAGTCGGCGAAATACTCTGTAAAACGCCGATGCTGTTTTCGGGCTATTATAAAAAAACACCTGAAACAGCATCGTCTATGCGAGGAGAGTATTTTTGTACAGGGGATGTTGGGAAACTGGATAAAGACGGTTATCTAACGTTTCTAGGCAGGAAAAAAGATATCATCATTACCGGAGGTATTAATATTTACCCTAAGGATATTGAAGATGTACTTAACTCACATCATAGTGTGGCCGAATGTGCAGTGATTCCACTGCCGGATGATATCTTAGGTGAGCGATTAACAGCTGTTGTGGTGGCTGAAGCGGGAGAGCAGATTGTAGAGCGACAATTGCAGCGACTGTGCGCAAGAGAATTGGCTGACTATCAGCAACCCCGACACTATATTATTAGTCAAATTCTACCAAAAAATGCCATGGGTAAGGTGATGAAGCAAGCGATTATAAGTCAATTTACTCACAAAGTATCAGCAGGGGCGTCATGAGTCTAAGCGCGGAGAAAAGATGTTTATCTTTAGGCTTTATTGGTGGCTCTATAGATTCTGCCGTTGGGCATACCCATCAAATAGCCAGCCAAATGGATGGGCGTTGGCAGTTGGTGGCGGGCTGTTTCAGTAGAAATAAATCAGTTAATGATAAAACTGCAGCAGAGTGGGGGTTAAGTTCTGAACGCACTTATTCTACTTACAAGGCGCTTATCGAAAAAGAGCAAGGCAAGCTCGATGCTATTGTTGTCCTAACACCTACACCCTCCCATACCGATATTGTAATTGCCGCATTAGATGCGGGCTATGCTGTTATTTGCGAAAAGACGCTGTCGACTTCTAGTCAAGAAGCATTATTAATAGAAGAATCAGTCAAGAGGAACAATGGTTTTTTGGCAGTAACCTTGAATTACTCAGGTTACCCGATGATGCGAGAGTTACGACGCATTATTAAAGCGGGTGATCTGGGCCGTGTTCAGCAAATACAGATAGAAATGCCTCAAGAGGGGTTTATTCGTTTAGATGCCGAGGGAAATCAAACGCAGCCACAGGCATGGCGATTACGGGATAACACCGTGCCTACCATTTCCTTAGACTTAGGCATTCATCTTCACCATATTATTCATTACTTAACTCAAGAACGTCCTGTTGATGTTGTCGCTGATCAGGCTTCCTATGGTTGGTTTAAGGATGTGGTTGATAGTGTTACTTGCATGCTACGTTATACTGATGATATCCGTTGCCAAATGTGGTTTAGTAAAACGGCTTTAGGGCATAGAAATGGTTTAAAGGTGAGGGTCTTTGGAGATAGAGGAAGTGCAGAATGGCTTCAGGTTCAACCAGAGGAGTTATTACTGAGTTATATTAATGGGAAACGTGAGATTGTTGATCGGGCATCCTTTGTTTCTGAAGCTTGCTTGCCTCGCTATAATCGTTTTAAAGCGGGGCACCCTGCGGGTTTTATAGAAGCCTTTGCAAATATATATTGTGATATGGCAGACTGTTATTTTGAGTATAAAAATACCGGTACATACACATCTAGAGAGGTTTATGGTGTGTCGCATGCTGTAGAGGGTTTGCAGCTATTCGAGGCCATTGCTTTGTCAGTAAAGAAACGTTGTTGGGTTTCTATTTAGTTGATTGGATTAACACATTTTTGTAGGTTTATTATGAGTAATGTTGTGAGAGACTTTATCGTTTCTCTGTTGGAAAAAAAGCAAGCAATTCCAGCGGTCTTAGATATAAATGATTATCGGTTTATGGAGTCTGGGCATATTGATTCATTAGCTGTTATGAAGTTTATTTTACAAATAGAAGATAAGTTTGATATTGAGATAAGTGATGAAGATATGCTCTCTCAGCAGTTTCAAACAGTAGGGGGGTTATCAGCAATAGTAAATGAAAAAATTGGGCTCAAATAGCGAATAAAACTGACTCACAAATACCTCCTGAGTAATGTCTAAAATAAAGCTTTCTTTTAACCAGGGAAGACTTAAATAGTTTTAAAATATTTAAAAGGTCATGAGGTAAGTGGTACGCAGAAATAGCAAAGCTATAGTCCGGATTTTCAAATGCCTTAGAGGCTCCTTTTAACGCAGCCATTTCGGCCCCCTCAATATCAAGTTTTACAAGCGTCCGTTGATCTATTTCGAAGCTGTCAATTGTGCGTTGCTCAACTTTAACACCACCTTCCAATACTGTTTTTGCGGAAGTGCCTTCTCCGTCAAATCGGATGTAGCCATTACTCTCACCTAGACAAGCCTTAATAATGTGAACATTGGGGTAATTGTGCAGCTTTCTTCCAACCAGTAAGCGGTTACTGTCAGATGGCTCTAAAACAATAACCTGTTTGTATGAAGGAAAAAACTCGATAAAGCGTTTTGAATCTTCGCCATCGTAAGCACCGCCATCAATTAAGGCTTTAAAGTCACACTTTAAGAGAAAGTCTTCATAATATTGTTGATTAATTTTTACTTTGAATGCTGATAGGTGGTCAATCTTAAGTGTCAGTCTAAAATCTAATATGTTTTTAAATTCTTCTTTTGATAGGTCGTCAGAAAAATTGTCCAGATTATGTAAAAGGGCCTCATAATCTATTCTCATTGCGCTTTGGGCTTGAGTTAAAAATGTAGATTCAAATTCGGCAGGGTATTCATTGATGATGTCACCAATAAAAATAGTTTTAGTAAAACCATCATCAATCAGACGCTTCTGAACTTGGTAGGCACGAGAATTGTTGACAGTATTAATGATTTTTTCACTTTTACTTATGTCACAAAGTGAAATGTTGGGTATGCCCCAAATGCTAGTATTAGGATTTTGTTCGTCAATAATACCTTTGACTGTATAAATCGTTTTTAAATGAGGAGTGTATTCTGTATTTCCAAAAACATAGACTTCTTCTTTTAGTCTATTCATGTCACTTATTCCTGAGTTACGGCTATGCTTTTTTTGGTGAAGTCTTTGTTTTAGCGGTTTCTATCCACCGGATAACATCCACTAATTTACAGCTGGCGACCGCACTCTCGTCACTTTTTTGTTTATAAAACAAATCATAAGGGTTGGATTTTTTTATATTGGTTGAAAGTTCTTCACGGAACGGCTCGTTATGAATTAAATATATGAGGTTCGCTAATAATTCGCCTTCAGACTTTGGCATTAAAATTACCGGTAAGTTTAATTTCTCCAATGCTGTTTGGTCTGAATAAGATGCCAAACCACAACCCTCGCTATAGATAATTTTCGGAATTCCTAGTAATGCAATGTCTGTGTTAGTATTTGATCCGCCAAAAGGGAATGTTCCTATAGCTAAATCACACCTAGACAAATTTTTCATATATGTAGTGTAATCGGCAGGTGGGTAAACTTTTACAGATGCGCCTAATCGTTTAAACAAAGACTTTTCAAAAGCAGTATTATTGCTAGTTAAGAAAAAATTAAACTCGATAGGGGCAGATGAGTGCTCAAGTAATATCTTGCATAGATTTATAAAGCGAATTGTGATCTTTGGTAGCGAGCTATTAATTGCAATCCGTATAACACCATCATGGGGCTTTTGATCAATTTGCGGTCTGTAATCTGGGTGGGGCTCCCAAATAAAGTCTTTTCCTTGGTATAGAGGGGCAAGTTTCTCCATAAAAAATTGTTGGAAATTCCATTCTGCTTTAGGTTCGCTACTGTAACTGTAGTCAATAAACTGAGAGAATGCAGAGGCTGGATGTCCGTAGCACATTAACTGATGCTTAGCTAATCGCATATTAGCTAATGGTATGGTCCATGTTGCCATACCTATAGACGGAAAAAATATAAGGTCGGGTTTTAGTTTAGATATTTCTTTTACTATGCGTACCATACCTGCTACAGAGTCGTCAATATCTATAATTTTGTGAAAGTCAGCCTTTGATTGACTATCGTACTCTTTTGAAGGTGAAACCAATGTAACATGAAAATGTTCTTTCAATAGTTTCAATTCTGGGTGATAGCATCGGTACATGGCGTGCTTAGATGTGTAATGCTCTGAAAGAACGATGATGTTCTTTATTTCAGATGTATCATTAATATAATTGGCAATGTTCTTGTAAGTTTTAGCGGGTATTTGCTTGCTCTTTATCCACTTTTGCAGGGCAATATTAATTGATTGCTTAATTTTATGTCGGTCATCGCGGTCTAGATAAGAACAGAGCATCCAGGGCGACGCTGAGATTTCAACGGCTGTATCATCAAACGGCATTGTTTGAATTAACGGGTGTGCATCAATGACTTTATTTAAATTTGATTCGATTTTTGTATTGTAGGAGTGGTGGCGTCCATAGAGTAGGCCAAGGTACCAATACATCCCCCATAAAGGATCTGCTGTAACTAACTGCTCTACATTAAATTGGATATTGGTGTTCAATGATAAGCAGACGTAAAGAAATAGAATGTCCTGATCTGTTTGCAATTTCAGAGTGTTATTTTCATCTAGGAGGGCCCTGTTGAACAAAATATGATCGGTATTACCATAACAGCTCAGGTAAAAAATATTCATAATATGCGTTTTGTAAATAACAAAGTGCAATAGGGTGACGTTATCAGGAGTATGCTGAGTATCTGAAAGGTAATTTGTGATAGTTGACGCGAGCCTACTATATAAATCAAGCTTGTCGCTAAAAGATAACTGATTTGTAAATGGTACTAACCCAACATGGGAACTTCTGATTTCCCCTTTTTCGTCTGTATACAGCCTGGATTCGATGTCAGATTTGTTATCAATAAAGATAAGTAACCTTGTTAGATAGGCTGCAAACTCGGGGTAGTTTCTTTGAGCAATCAAGCGTTCAAGATCAAAAAGGGTAAAGTTAAGAGGTTTTTTATCGTCTGACATTGATGGCTACCAAAGTACAAATTTTTATTGTTTGAGTGGTTAGGTATGTAACTGTCTGATTAAGGAGTAATTAGGACACTTGTTTAAGATAAGTTACTTTGGTTTAAATTACCATACCTGCTCATCAGAGCAGGTTTATAGTTAAAAATCGATACTATCAGCGAGATAGTATCGATTAGTTAGGTTTACCCCTGTAGTAACTGCAGAACTTGTTGTGGTTGCGCGTTTGCTTGAGAAAGCACCGACAAGCCTGCAGACTGTAGCACCTGTGCACGAGATAATTCTGCAGTTTCAGCAGCAAAATCGGCATCTCTGATTCTTGAGTTTGCTGACTCTAAGTTCTCAGCTGTAATAGCTTGGTTATCAATGGTTGACTCAAAGCGGTTTTGGATGGCGCCTAAGTCAGCACGGATGAAGTTAACTTTGTTGAGTGAGTTATCAACAGCTTCAAGTGCTGCTAATGCGCCATCTACTGTACTGATATCAACATCTTTCAATAACATTCCGGATTCAGTACCACCAAAACTACCTACGTTAAGGCCTGCGTGCTCGTTATCACCGGTGTTCGTTCCAATAGTGAACTGACCCGCAGAGGTCAACGTTATAGAGCCACCGGTGTTGCCCGCAGTTAGCCCAGTATCACCCGCAGTAGCTGTAGCAAGCTCAATCGTACGTCCATCTTCAGCTACTAAATTCAACTTATCACCATCGATAATTGATGCTGTAACTCCCGTTTGACCTGCTTTGGCATTAATTGCATCAACAATAGTGGTTTGGTTAGCCACCGCATCTGCTGTTGTCGTCCCACCAATGGCGACGTCATTGATCGTGATGGCAAACGCTCCCGCTGTGGTACCCGTGATAGCCGCACCCACCACTGACGTGGCATTAGCTTCTGCGGTAACGCCAGTCTGGTCAGATATTTTGTTGATGGCCGCTGCTTTAGCTATTGCCGAGCCAGCATTATTCGCTAAAGTAGAGGCGGTATCATCCGTTGATTTGGATGCACCAACCGAGACTCCGTTTATTGTAATGTCTCCTGCGGCTAAAGCGTTGCCAGTGTCTACATTGTCACTAATTGTGCCCGCTTGGGTCCCACTATATGTTCCTACTTCGAAGCCCGCATTATCGATGTTACCCGTATTGGTCGTAAGATTTATGCTGCTGCCATCTGTACTTGCTAGAGTAATATCCCCTGTGTAGGTATTACCTGTGGTACCCGGGTTACTTGCACCACCCGTACCAAGCCCCGTCGCTAAACCAAATGAACCTGCGGTTGCACCTACGATGGTAATATTGCGCCCGTCTTCCGCGGTCAAGTCAATGCGTGCACCAGAAGGCATATCAATAACTGTTGCCACAACGCCTGTTGCGCCAGATTTTTCGTTTATGGTTGCCGCAGCACTTGCCAAATCTGCGGCTGCATTGCCAGATGCAACTTTTGACAATGAAAATGTTTGCCCGTTGATATCTATAGGAGTTGCGCCAACAGCAATTGCGGCATCAGCAATCAGAGTTCCCTTAACTGTATTTATATTAGCCGTTGCAGTAACGCCCGTACTATCTGATACGGCGTTAATAGCCGAAGCTTTGGCAATCGCGCTAGATGCCGCATGGGTCGTCGATGCCGTATCTGCAACACCTGAAGATGCTTCTACTGCGATATTATTGATAACTAAATCACCAGACACCATGGCATCCCCATTGGCAGCGCCAGGACCCGTTAGTGGTGTTTGTGGCATGGTAGAGGAAATACCGGCTGTTTCAGCACTGCCTAATGTAGAGGTCGTTACCCCTGCGATACCAAAAGTGAGGCTTTCTCCTTCATTGGCACCAATTTGAAATGTAACGTCTTCAAACGTACCGTCTAAAAGTTTGGTGCCATTAAAATTTGTTTGCTCAGAGATGCGCTGAATTTCGTCTTTTAGTTGCTGTACTTCTATGTTCAGAGCATCTCTGTCGACGGCGCTGTTAGTGGCGTTAGCTGACTGGAGTGCCAAGTCTCTTATTCGAAGTAAGTTTTCGGTCATTGAGCCAAGAGCGCCTTCTGCTGTTTGAGATAATGAAACACCATCTCCAGCATTTCTCATGGCAACGTCGAGCCCACGAGTTTGAGTGGTGAAACGTGTTGATATTGCCAAGCCCGCTGCGTCGTCTTTTGCGCTGTTTATGCGTAAGCCCGAAGACAAACGTTGGAGCGATGTATTGTAGTCACCCTGAGAGTTATTCAGGTTCCGCTGTGCGTTGATAGACGCAATATTGGTATTGATGATTTGAGGCATTGTGCTCTCCTGCTTATCTTCTATACCGGTTGTCAGCATTCCCTAACTAAAGTGGGATCAGCAATTACCGGCTGCTTTAAAGTTATTTAACGATATGATGAAGGTTCAGAACATCATTTCTGCGCTTAACAGCCTTAAAGCATTAGCTGTGCCAGTTTTTAGTAATTGACTGTAATATGTTGAAAGTATTAGTTAAAATAATTCGTATTAAAAATTATGTATAACTATTGAGTGGCAGTTATACAGGAGATTGCCGGTATTTTGGCGGTATATTGCCGCTTTTGGCTTGGTAGTAAACTCTAAGTGGAAAGAAAAAATAAAAGTTGTAATGAAAGTTCTTTGTAAAGTTACTTAGTACATATAAATCAAATATTTAAAGGCAAAAGGTGCTTAAGATTTCCCACTTTATATTGACAACTTCTTGCTGGATTACACTCCGTAACATTAAAAATTAAAGGTCGTTAATTTTTTGCCGTTAACTATCACAAGGCAAGTATCTATCTATTCGACAGCTTACATAAATGATGTAGCTCGAGAGGATGGTAACTCAATAACGAGAGCGCCTTGTTTGATGAAGGTTCTAGGAGAAAAATTATGCCACAAATTATAAATACCAATATAAGCTCGCTAACCGCGCAACGTAATCTGAATAATGCACAGTCAGACAATGCTCAGGCTCTTAACCGTTTGTCTTCAGGTTTGCGTATTAACAGTTCAAAGGATGATGCAGCGGGTTTAGCCATATCAACCCGCTTTGAATCACAGATTAGTGGTTTGAATGTCGCTACACGAAACGCAGGTGATGGTGTATCACTAGCGCAAACAGCTGAAGGTGCATTGGACTCTATTACTACCAACCTGTCGCGTTTACGTGAACTAGCGGTTCAGTCTGCTAACGCCACCAACTCTGATGTTGACCGTGACGCCCTAAACAAAGAAGCAGCACAGATTATCGAAGAAGTGGGACGTATATCAGATCAGACCAACTTTAACGGCGTTAAGTTATTGAATGGAGACTTCCAAGCTCAGTCATTCCAAGTAGGTGCAAACGTTGGTGAAACCATTGATGTAAATATTGCAGCTGTAACTACCTCTACATTAGGTAGCGCAGAAACAGCCGGTATTTCCTCTACTATGTCGCAAACACCATTAACTGGTGCAGGCGCTGCTAATGGGGATGCCATGGTTTCAGGCGATCTTGTGATTAACGGTGCGGCAATAGGGGCTTCTTCAGGCGCGGCAGATACGGCATCAACGACCCATGCTGCTTCTAGCTCGATTGCCAAAGCGGCGGCTATTAACGCCGCATCAGGTAATACAGGTGTTACTGCAACGGCTAACGTGAATACGGTGGAGGGTACATTGGTTGCTGATGCTGCAGCGTTGGTTGCTGCAACTGATATCGATATCAACGGTCAATCATTCTCACTTTCTAAGGCGGCAACAGGCGATGCAGCCGCAGATTTAGCAACTGCAGCAGCAACGATTAATGAAAAGTCTGGCGCGACGGGTGTCGTAGCTACAGTCATCGAAGTGGACGGTGGTGCTCGTATTGATTTAGCGGCCGAAGATGGACGTAATATTACGATCGTAGGTGCTGCTGCAGGCACATTTGGTTTAGCGACGGGCCTTGGTACGGGTGGTGCAAGCAACGCTGGTACCACAGGTAATACCTACACGGGTGATATTACCTTGGCGAGTGTAGATGGTAGTGATATCAACCTTACGACTAATACCGGCAACATCGATAATGCGGGCTTCGAAGTAGGATCATTTAGTGGGACTCAAGGTGGCGCAGTCAGCGATAATGTTGACACTGCTAACGCGTTGGTGGCAGGCGACATTACAATCAACGGGGTGTCTGTTGGCGCTTCCAAGTCGACTGATGATACTGCCTCTACCTTAGCGAATAATGCAGGCTCTGCAATAGCTAAAGCGGCGGCTATCAACAGGATATCTGATCAAACTGGCGTTACTGCAGAAGCTAATGCTACATCAGTGGTTGGGGCCGCTATCACAGGTACCACTGCAGGCGCGTTTGCGATTACGATCAATGATGTTGCCATCGGTGGGACAACGACAGCAGATGCGGTTGCTAACCAGACCACTATTGTTGATGCAATTAATGCGAAAGCAGGGCAAACGGGAGTCACTGCTTCAATTATTGACGGTGACAAGTTGAACCTAGTAGCTGCTGACGGGCGCACAATTGAGCTTGCAACGGGTACTGCTGGCGATACCGGGCTAACTGCTGGAAATACGGGAGGGTCACTAACGTTGTCGTCTGCGGGTGAGTTTACCATTGGAACTAATACTGGCGATAATGAGCACGCAGGTCTTAATGTAGGTAGTTTTGGTGGTACGGAATCGGGCACTTTACTAAAAGATGTTGATATCAGTACAGTAGATGGCGCCAACAAAGCCATCCAAGCGGTAGATAACGCCCTAGCTCAAGTCAACACCGAACGTGCTGCACTAGGTGCGATTCAAAACCGTTTCGATAACACGATCTCATCGAACCAGATAAACTCCGAGAACCTTTCGGCTGCGAACTCACGAATCAAAGATGCTGACTTTGCTGCAGAAACCGCTGCACTGTCTAGATCTTCGGTTCTACAGCAGGCAGGTATTTCGATCTTAGCCCAGGCTAACGCCCAGCCACAGCAGGTGTTGTCACTACTAGGATAACTTAAGCCATAACTAAGCCGGCCTTGATACTCTCTTATGAGGTCTATTAAGGCCGGATTTTCAGTTAAACTTATAGTTATACCTAAAAGAGTAGAGGTGTATTATGAATGACGTTAAAACAAATAGTGTAGATCTTGCCCTCCGGGTCGGGTCAGCGGCGTCGCCACCTCAGCAACACTCTCAACAGGCGGCAAAGGTATCTGGCGCGACTGATGAATCTGTGCAAAACGTTAGACCAAAGGCTGATATTAGTTTGGTTGAAGTTGACAAAAACGAGCAGACTCAAGAGCAGAAAGATAAACAGTTAGAAGGGGCTGTTACAAAACTGAATGATTATATTCAGAATGTGCAGCGAGACCTTGAGTTTCAGACGGACGACTCATCTGGAAAAACTGTTATAACCGTTGTTGACCGTCAGACCTCTGAAGTGGTCCGACAAATACCTGATGACGTGGCGTTGAAGTTGGCGCAAGACTTGCAGCAGGATGAACCACTTAGTTTATTTAACATTAAAGTGTGAAATCGGCAACAAGTTACATTTATTTACAGGGAAAAGGCAAAGCTTTGCCTGTCGTTGCCGATACAGTTAGTAAGTCAGTGACACGCTTTACTTTAACGATGGT includes these proteins:
- a CDS encoding flagellin N-terminal helical domain-containing protein; this encodes MPQIINTNIASINAQRNLNNSQGDYNTSLQRLSSGLRINSAKDDAAGLAISTRFTTQTRGLDVAMRNAGDGVSLSQTAEGALGSMTENLLRIRDLALQSANATNSAVDRDALNIEVQQLKDEIQRISEQTNFNGTKLLDGTFEDVTFQIGANEGESLTFGIAGVTTSTLGSAETAGISSTMPQTPLTGPGAANGDAMVSGDLVINNIAVEASSGVADTASTTHAASSAIAKASAINAVSDSTGVTATANINTVKGTLIADAAIAVGATPIDINGQTFSLSKVASGNAAADLASAAATINEKSGATGVVATVIDMPSGARIDLTAEDGRNITIVGATAGSFGLATGLGTGGASNPGTTGNTYTGDITLASTDGSSINLTTNTGNIDNAGFEVGTYSGTQAGTISDNVDTGNALAAGDITINGVSVGASKSTDDTASTLANNAGSAIAKAAAINKISDQTGVTAEANATSVVGAAITGTTAGAFAITINDVAIGGTTTADAVANQTTIVDAINAKAGQTGVTASIIDGDKLNLVAEDGRTIELATATAGDTGLTAGNTGGSITLTSAGQFTIGTNTGDNEHAGLNVGSFGGTESGMLLKDVDISTVDGALAALEAVDNSLNKVNFIRADLGAIQNRFESTIDNQAITAENLESANSRIRDADFAAETAELSRAQVLQSAGLSVLSQANAQPQQVLQLLQG
- a CDS encoding flagellin N-terminal helical domain-containing protein, which gives rise to MPQIINTNISSLTAQRNLNNAQSDNAQALNRLSSGLRINSSKDDAAGLAISTRFESQISGLNVATRNAGDGVSLAQTAEGALDSITTNLSRLRELAVQSANATNSDVDRDALNKEAAQIIEEVGRISDQTNFNGVKLLNGDFQAQSFQVGANVGETIDVNIAAVTTSTLGSAETAGISSTMSQTPLTGAGAANGDAMVSGDLVINGAAIGASSGAADTASTTHAASSSIAKAAAINAASGNTGVTATANVNTVEGTLVADAAALVAATDIDINGQSFSLSKAATGDAAADLATAAATINEKSGATGVVATVIEVDGGARIDLAAEDGRNITIVGAAAGTFGLATGLGTGGASNAGTTGNTYTGDITLASVDGSDINLTTNTGNIDNAGFEVGSFSGTQGGAVSDNVDTANALVAGDITINGVSVGASKSTDDTASTLANNAGSAIAKAAAINRISDQTGVTAEANATSVVGAAITGTTAGAFAITINDVAIGGTTTADAVANQTTIVDAINAKAGQTGVTASIIDGDKLNLVAADGRTIELATGTAGDTGLTAGNTGGSLTLSSAGEFTIGTNTGDNEHAGLNVGSFGGTESGTLLKDVDISTVDGANKAIQAVDNALAQVNTERAALGAIQNRFDNTISSNQINSENLSAANSRIKDADFAAETAALSRSSVLQQAGISILAQANAQPQQVLSLLG
- a CDS encoding flagellar protein FlaG, which produces MNDVKTNSVDLALRVGSAASPPQQHSQQAAKVSGATDESVQNVRPKADISLVEVDKNEQTQEQKDKQLEGAVTKLNDYIQNVQRDLEFQTDDSSGKTVITVVDRQTSEVVRQIPDDVALKLAQDLQQDEPLSLFNIKV